TTCGTCAGATACTCGTCAAATTCCACTACCCGGAATCCCTTCGGGCCAATGTCCGCAGCATAGACGTCGTAGCGCTGCACCAGCAGCGGCTTGCGGAAGTAAATCGCCTCCAGGAAGGCGTTGCCGAAGCCTTCGATGAGCGAGGGGTAGGTGACAAAATCGGCGTGGGGGTAGACGTCGGCCAGGCTGTAGCGGGAACGGCCGTCGGGCAATATCCCCCGCTCGTCGCCGATAATGTCGCCGACAAACAAGACCGGCGCGCCCATCAGCTCTGCGTATTGACGCAGCCGCTGTTCGTAAGCGTCCCCCTCGTCGCCGCTGGCGTGGGAGATGACCAGCCGCGCCTTGCGCCCCAGGCGGGAAACTAACTCGATGGCATGTTCGATCCCCTTGCGCGAGATGACCCGCGTCGGCTGCAAAATCAGCAGTTCATCGTCGGCCAGCCCCAAATCGCGGCGGACGTTGGCGGCGTAGCCATCCGGGGCGGGCGGTGGCGTGGCAAAATCCATCACGTTGGGCACAAGCCTGGCATTGAGGCCGCGCCGCCAGGCCAACTGCCGCTGCGCCAGGCTGTTGATGACCACGTGCTGAATCGAGGGCAAATCGGGCGGGAAAGCGGCGCTGAGATAGTCGCCCACGCCGTTGACCAGGAAGCGCTTACGCTCCCAGGCCAGGTCGTGGTATTGGGCGATGGTCGGAATACCCGTCTCTGCAATCAGGTCGGTGATGGCCAGGGCCAGGGGGATGTTGAGCGGGATGGCCAGCACGTTTTGCGGGATGAGCAGGTCCAGGTTGAAGGCGCGGACAAATTGATGCAGTTGGGCATGGAAGTAGGCGCGCCATTGTTGAATCCAGGCGGTTTCCTGCAGCGTGCGCGTGGGGCGGCTGAAGAGGGCCTGGTGGGTGGCCAGCATCTCCGGTTCCTGGTAGAAGGCGGCGGGCACAACAAAGGAGCGGTCGGCCGGCCGGTCACACTGCCCGGCAAAGTAGCAGCAGGTGTGCCCCATCGCTTCCAGAATGGCCGCCCACTTAGCCACTTCCAACGAAACGCCGTCGGTCCCGGCAAAACGAAAAGAGATAAAGCCGATGTTCATGTCTTCTCGTTCGGGTTTTCACTGAACAACCCCCCAGCGGTCGCGGCCAAGATCAGATTATTGTCTGCACACAGAAATCGCACTTGAGGCATATTAGCTGATACCAACAAACGATTGGTAAGTATGGCCGAGGCTAATTGAACAGCATCGTTTGCCCGTAAAGGGTATTTTTCTAGAAGATGTCGAGACAGGTTGATAACGTCTAGCGTCAGCTCAACATATTTGTAGGTTCTGCTGCTATCATCATGAAAAAGATCAACATTTAGGTTGTATTGGGCGAGGGTGACAGATTGGTCGCGGAGACGGCGGGCAAATGCGCTGAAGGCTTCAGGCATCGTCAACCGGCTGGTGATGAAAAGGTGATCCTCTTTTGAGTCGAAGAGGCTCTGCACCCATTCGCTGCCTGTTTCTGTGACGTATCGC
Above is a genomic segment from Candidatus Leptovillus gracilis containing:
- a CDS encoding type II toxin-antitoxin system VapC family toxin, producing the protein MTTYYLDTSALIKRYVTETGSEWVQSLFDSKEDHLFITSRLTMPEAFSAFARRLRDQSVTLAQYNLNVDLFHDDSSRTYKYVELTLDVINLSRHLLEKYPLRANDAVQLASAILTNRLLVSANMPQVRFLCADNNLILAATAGGLFSENPNEKT
- a CDS encoding glycosyltransferase family 4 protein; this translates as MNIGFISFRFAGTDGVSLEVAKWAAILEAMGHTCCYFAGQCDRPADRSFVVPAAFYQEPEMLATHQALFSRPTRTLQETAWIQQWRAYFHAQLHQFVRAFNLDLLIPQNVLAIPLNIPLALAITDLIAETGIPTIAQYHDLAWERKRFLVNGVGDYLSAAFPPDLPSIQHVVINSLAQRQLAWRRGLNARLVPNVMDFATPPPAPDGYAANVRRDLGLADDELLILQPTRVISRKGIEHAIELVSRLGRKARLVISHASGDEGDAYEQRLRQYAELMGAPVLFVGDIIGDERGILPDGRSRYSLADVYPHADFVTYPSLIEGFGNAFLEAIYFRKPLLVQRYDVYAADIGPKGFRVVEFDEYLTNEVVTAVNHLLDNPHQAAKMAEHNYRIALQHYSYQTLQRCLQALLGLVG